ACTATAATGATCCGGATAAAGGGGCTTTCATCGTAGATCAGGCAGAAGCTGTGGCCGGAATCAACTACATCAACCTTACGGAGATTCCTAAAAACAATTACAGGAAAATCAGGATAGGCTTGGGAATCAGTCAGACAGCTTACCTTATCGGTCAGGACGGTCAGGGGGGGGTATTCTGGCAAAAGGCTAAAACTGCAGGAATGGCCTGGTCATGGGCTGCAGGTTATATATTTACCAAGTTGGAAGGTAAATATGGAAGCTCTTCTCCGTCCACTGAATTTATGAATCACTGTGGAAATATGGGGAATACAGCGGCTAACAATACCGCAGATCTCTATCGTGAAATCACCCTTGATTTGCCAACAACGGCAAGAGTGACCAAAGACATTACACCTTCCATTCATATTCTGGCAGATCTTAATCAGTATTTAAGCGGGACCACTGCATTAACATTAAATGGCACCAATGATATGGTCATGGGATCTAACCAGCATTTGGTTAATGTGACCAATAATATTTCAAGAATGTTCAAAGTAGATCATGTTCATAATGATTAATGCAGCAGCAATATCCAAAAGGGGGCAGTTCCGTCCTCTTTGGATCTCCTTTATTTTTATCGTACTGACATTTTCATCTTGTTCCGATGAGGTTATTGAGCCTTTGGAAAAAGATAAAGCGTACAATATGGAAATGCCTTCTGGTTTTCCTGAAATAACATTTGATATTACGGGAAATCCCATCACGGTAAACGGAGTAGCGCTAGGAAAAAAACTATTTTATGAAGGAAGATTATCAAGAAACAATACCATTTCCTGTGGATTCTGTCATATCCAGGAATACGCTTTTACCCATCACGGACATCCTGTAAGTCATGGAATTGATGATAAACTGGGAATCAGAAATGCGCCACCCATTCAGAACATGGCCTTTCTTAGAAATTATACCTGGGACGGAGTAAGCCACCATCTGGATGAAAGATCACTGGTACCCATTACAACCGATTTTGAAATGGACAGTTCTCTGCCGGAAGCAGCAGGAAAGCTTAATGCTGATGCAAAATATAAAAAAATGTTCGCAGCCGCCTTTGGAGACGAAAATATTACAGGCGACAGAATTCTGAAAGCATTGTCACAGTTTATGGCAACAATGGTTTCTGCGGATTCCAAATATGACCGGTACAAAAAAGGGAATACAGTTCTTAGCAATGAAGAAATCCAGGGAATGACACTGTTTCAGAAGAAATGTTCCTCCTGCCACAGCGGAGAATTATTTACCGACGAGAGTTTTAGGAATACAGGAATGTACTACAATACCCAGTTCAAAGATGCCGGGCGTTACCGGGTTACCCTTGATCAGGTAGACTGGATGAAATTCCGTGTGCCAAGTCTGAGAAATGTAGAATATACTGCACCCTACATGCATGATGGAAGATTTTACACGTTGGAAGCAGTTCTGAATTTCTATTCGGATAATGTAGAAGACAATCCGAATCTTGATCCACAGCTGAAGCAGGACGAACACCTCGGAATTCCCATGAATACCCAGGAAAAGCAGTTCATCATCGCCTTTTTGAAAACCCTGTCCGATAAAACCTTTATTTCCAATCCAAAATTTGCAGAATGACCATGAACAGAATAATTTTACTATTAAGCCTGACTTTTTCATTAGTCTGTCAGGCTAAAACAATCAATGACAGTATTTATATTGCAGACGAAATTAATAGAATCGTACTGGAAGATTGCGATGCGTGCGGTTGCGCAGCAGGAAACGGGTCTTCCGGGTTTGAATCTTTGCTGAACCCTCAGTTTATCGGAATCAAATATTTTGCCCAGCATTATAAAGC
The Chryseobacterium sp. W4I1 DNA segment above includes these coding regions:
- a CDS encoding cytochrome-c peroxidase, coding for MFIMINAAAISKRGQFRPLWISFIFIVLTFSSCSDEVIEPLEKDKAYNMEMPSGFPEITFDITGNPITVNGVALGKKLFYEGRLSRNNTISCGFCHIQEYAFTHHGHPVSHGIDDKLGIRNAPPIQNMAFLRNYTWDGVSHHLDERSLVPITTDFEMDSSLPEAAGKLNADAKYKKMFAAAFGDENITGDRILKALSQFMATMVSADSKYDRYKKGNTVLSNEEIQGMTLFQKKCSSCHSGELFTDESFRNTGMYYNTQFKDAGRYRVTLDQVDWMKFRVPSLRNVEYTAPYMHDGRFYTLEAVLNFYSDNVEDNPNLDPQLKQDEHLGIPMNTQEKQFIIAFLKTLSDKTFISNPKFAE
- a CDS encoding MbnP family protein, whose protein sequence is MKIYKFLSLFFIAFTFFTVLSCSNNDDDDTVSDVTPGKLQVKFENGFNNLGDIVLNQTTQNSSGGQKHQFSTLKYVVSNITLIDENGGEFKYHYNDPDKGAFIVDQAEAVAGINYINLTEIPKNNYRKIRIGLGISQTAYLIGQDGQGGVFWQKAKTAGMAWSWAAGYIFTKLEGKYGSSSPSTEFMNHCGNMGNTAANNTADLYREITLDLPTTARVTKDITPSIHILADLNQYLSGTTALTLNGTNDMVMGSNQHLVNVTNNISRMFKVDHVHND